A single Candidatus Thalassolituus haligoni DNA region contains:
- a CDS encoding alpha/beta hydrolase family protein, with amino-acid sequence MTAISAQQAAAQGKQWAELRSAGGWLGWLEFDPVTAVNRVLVATATTQPLDPSVVTPTGFSARSRAHEYGGGSWCLFANGLIFVNEADQALYRVDLSNGLAAVSAPERLFHRQGCRYGDLVWDAIHQRVLAVEEDHSGPAPEPVNRLVALSLTTQQTQQIPLLSQPLAVPQRQLLAEGWDFYSSPALAEDGCALAWLCWNHPHQPWRSTTLQLAELDAAGQLQSLVTAATPGQTEVSLCQPGFLANGELWVVSDQSAGMLSPGQQEADSYWNLYRYLSESSLEPVFQLAAEFATAQWQLGLRHWVAGAAGVVASFFQQGQAGIGWLNPQSGMFERLSPNDSAAARYHGLCWNAQSGRYYALQERWDSASQLVSWDLSLQSGRDSALCHARLDVGVMPAVITRPQPCVMTCMTAFEPAEQALFGWYYPPTAEYSDAHQPALIIQLHGGPTSMADSSFDPQKQFWCDRGFGLLTLNYRGSSGFGRRYRQRLAGQWGLLDVEDVLVACQYALAQGWALPGRILVRGNSAGGYTVLRVLSDSRAAAAGIGGGASLYGISDLALLNEHTHKFESHYLSWLIGDPETAAEYYRQRSPIFQLDDFQLPVIFFQGRRDRVVPPQQTRQLFDALQGRAVTTEYVLFDEEGHGFRQAQNRTVVLQREFAFYDQLLAAASV; translated from the coding sequence ATGACCGCCATCAGCGCCCAGCAGGCTGCGGCTCAAGGGAAGCAATGGGCTGAACTGCGCAGTGCCGGTGGCTGGCTTGGCTGGCTGGAATTTGATCCGGTCACGGCTGTTAACCGGGTGCTGGTGGCGACAGCAACCACACAGCCGTTAGACCCCAGTGTTGTTACACCAACAGGATTTTCTGCCCGCAGCCGGGCACATGAATACGGCGGCGGTAGCTGGTGCCTGTTTGCGAATGGGCTGATTTTTGTTAATGAAGCCGATCAGGCGTTGTATCGAGTGGATCTCTCCAATGGTCTGGCGGCGGTGTCGGCTCCTGAACGCCTGTTTCATCGCCAGGGTTGCCGGTATGGCGACCTGGTGTGGGATGCTATTCACCAGCGGGTACTGGCGGTCGAAGAAGATCATTCCGGGCCTGCGCCGGAGCCGGTCAATCGGCTGGTGGCGCTGAGCCTGACCACGCAGCAAACGCAGCAAATACCGCTGCTCTCTCAACCACTCGCCGTACCGCAACGCCAGCTACTGGCAGAAGGGTGGGATTTTTATTCCAGTCCGGCGCTAGCAGAAGATGGTTGTGCGCTGGCCTGGTTATGCTGGAATCATCCTCATCAACCTTGGCGATCGACAACGTTGCAACTGGCGGAGCTGGATGCCGCAGGGCAGCTTCAGTCGCTGGTCACCGCCGCCACTCCGGGACAAACCGAGGTCTCGTTATGTCAGCCAGGCTTTTTGGCCAACGGTGAGTTATGGGTTGTCTCGGATCAATCAGCAGGCATGCTGTCACCTGGGCAGCAGGAGGCGGATTCTTATTGGAATTTATACCGTTATCTTTCTGAATCGTCGTTGGAGCCGGTGTTCCAGCTGGCGGCAGAGTTTGCGACGGCTCAGTGGCAATTGGGTTTGCGTCACTGGGTTGCCGGTGCCGCAGGCGTGGTGGCCAGTTTTTTCCAACAGGGCCAAGCGGGCATCGGCTGGCTGAATCCTCAATCCGGTATGTTTGAGCGTCTGTCACCCAATGACTCTGCGGCTGCCCGCTACCATGGCCTGTGTTGGAATGCACAGAGCGGGCGTTATTACGCCTTGCAGGAACGTTGGGACTCGGCATCGCAGTTGGTGAGCTGGGATCTGTCGCTTCAATCAGGGCGTGATTCAGCGTTATGTCATGCAAGGCTGGATGTCGGGGTTATGCCTGCTGTGATTACCCGTCCCCAGCCTTGTGTCATGACTTGTATGACAGCGTTTGAACCGGCAGAGCAAGCGCTGTTCGGTTGGTATTACCCGCCGACAGCAGAATATTCGGACGCTCATCAACCGGCACTGATTATTCAGTTGCATGGAGGGCCGACTTCGATGGCCGACAGCAGTTTTGATCCGCAAAAGCAGTTCTGGTGCGATCGAGGTTTTGGTCTGTTAACGCTGAACTATCGCGGTAGCAGTGGTTTTGGTCGGCGTTATCGCCAACGTCTGGCAGGGCAATGGGGGCTGCTGGATGTGGAGGATGTGCTGGTGGCTTGCCAGTACGCGCTGGCTCAGGGCTGGGCGCTACCGGGCAGAATACTGGTGCGTGGCAACAGTGCCGGTGGTTATACGGTATTGCGGGTGTTGTCAGACTCGCGGGCGGCAGCGGCCGGGATTGGCGGTGGCGCAAGCCTTTACGGGATCAGTGATCTGGCCTTGTTGAATGAGCATACCCACAAGTTCGAATCACATTATCTGTCTTGGCTGATCGGTGATCCTGAAACCGCTGCCGAGTATTATCGGCAGCGTTCGCCGATTTTCCAGCTGGATGATTTCCAGCTGCCGGTGATTTTCTTTCAGGGCCGCCGGGATCGGGTGGTGCCGCCACAACAAACCCGCCAGTTGTTTGATGCCTTGCAGGGGCGGGCGGTAACAACCGAGTACGTGTTGTTTGATGAGGAGGGCCATGGTTTCCGGCAAGCGCAAAACCGTACGGTTGTGTTGCAGCGGGAGTTCGCCTTTTATGATCAATTACTGGCGGCGGCTTCTGTTTAA
- a CDS encoding methyl-accepting chemotaxis protein, producing the protein MNAPVETSKNRLFTKIVIAAVICFGVAMAVLIFIATGLASNVLEARAHASIQHTVKDKAGQIDVVLQKQLQISQIIANAPAVVDYAAGFADTGQQDQQLHDQLRRYLGKVMTDGAGVYENVFIMLNDYTLGVDGIGGKSEGFSRANEDVDARTLLSDDVSIGHTLLSPVTGRPVLMITAPVKNRSGKVVGTLNTPIDLQNIASRLINDDSESNNFLLDSHGLVLSSENKNHFLKLDFSKDAHLQDYFSQIQSGRNATGHFQLEGIDYIANHQAFNDGKLILVAALPVSEYTAPLISLRQQMMTTAIICTVVGALVLVLLVYAITRPLLQRLTTAMQAAERIAQGDLSQDIQASGNDEGGRLLSALGRMQNDLRHTVSQIMTSSKALTGTATELTRQANTSSNSLQKQHTDLDQAAVALSEMASAFQEVASNAALAADASVDGAEQSRAGQASVNSIVSAITGLTSETEATAEMMTTLAGQLGKIGTVLDVIRAIAEQTNLLALNAAIESARAGESGRGFAVVADEVRSLAHRTEASTREISTIISEVQNGSDKAMNAMNSSNLSVKQALDISRKSGEALDQIATVISQINDRNLNIASATEEQSSMAREVNERLSNVRNAADQTVSSAEQTRSSCENLNQLASELDKMVNRFRV; encoded by the coding sequence ATGAACGCCCCAGTTGAAACCAGCAAAAACCGGCTGTTTACCAAAATTGTTATCGCTGCTGTTATCTGCTTTGGCGTTGCCATGGCGGTACTGATTTTTATAGCCACCGGCCTGGCCAGTAATGTCCTGGAAGCACGCGCGCATGCCAGCATTCAGCACACGGTGAAGGACAAAGCCGGACAAATTGATGTGGTGCTGCAGAAACAATTACAAATCAGCCAGATCATCGCCAATGCACCCGCAGTCGTCGACTACGCTGCAGGTTTCGCTGACACCGGTCAGCAAGACCAGCAACTGCATGACCAATTACGCCGTTATCTTGGCAAGGTTATGACTGATGGCGCCGGTGTTTATGAAAACGTCTTTATCATGCTCAACGACTACACACTTGGTGTTGATGGCATTGGCGGTAAATCCGAAGGCTTTTCAAGAGCGAATGAAGATGTCGATGCTCGTACCCTGTTATCGGATGACGTCTCAATTGGTCATACCCTGCTTTCCCCGGTGACCGGCCGTCCTGTGTTAATGATTACAGCACCGGTCAAAAACCGTTCCGGCAAGGTAGTCGGCACGCTGAATACTCCGATCGATCTGCAAAATATCGCTTCCCGGCTAATCAATGATGACAGTGAAAGTAATAATTTCCTGCTGGATAGCCATGGACTGGTGCTGTCATCTGAAAATAAAAACCATTTTCTCAAACTCGACTTTTCCAAAGATGCTCACCTGCAAGACTACTTCAGTCAGATTCAATCCGGCCGTAATGCCACCGGCCACTTCCAGCTTGAAGGGATTGATTATATTGCCAATCACCAGGCTTTTAACGATGGCAAACTGATTCTGGTTGCCGCCCTGCCAGTGTCGGAATACACCGCACCGCTGATCAGTTTACGCCAACAAATGATGACGACGGCAATCATCTGTACCGTCGTTGGTGCACTGGTGCTGGTATTGCTGGTCTATGCGATCACCCGGCCACTGTTACAGCGTTTGACCACTGCCATGCAAGCGGCAGAACGTATTGCTCAGGGAGATTTAAGCCAGGACATCCAGGCCAGTGGCAACGATGAAGGAGGACGACTACTCAGTGCCCTGGGCCGGATGCAGAACGACTTGCGTCATACCGTGAGCCAGATCATGACTTCCTCCAAAGCACTGACAGGTACGGCCACCGAACTGACTCGTCAGGCCAATACCTCCAGCAACTCCTTGCAAAAACAGCATACCGATCTCGATCAGGCAGCGGTTGCGCTGTCAGAAATGGCCAGTGCGTTTCAGGAAGTTGCCAGCAATGCCGCCTTGGCTGCAGATGCCTCGGTCGACGGAGCAGAACAGTCACGAGCCGGACAGGCCAGCGTCAACAGTATTGTCAGTGCCATTACCGGGCTGACCAGCGAGACCGAAGCCACCGCCGAAATGATGACCACTCTGGCGGGTCAGCTGGGCAAAATCGGCACCGTACTGGATGTTATTCGAGCCATTGCCGAACAAACCAATCTGCTGGCGCTGAACGCCGCGATTGAGTCAGCCCGGGCCGGAGAAAGTGGCCGGGGATTCGCCGTTGTCGCTGACGAAGTTCGCTCATTAGCGCATCGTACCGAAGCCTCGACACGAGAAATCTCCACCATTATCAGCGAAGTGCAGAATGGCAGTGACAAGGCAATGAACGCAATGAACAGCAGCAATCTCAGTGTCAAACAGGCGCTGGATATATCGCGCAAGTCCGGCGAAGCCCTCGATCAGATTGCCACGGTCATCAGCCAGATCAACGATCGTAACCTCAATATTGCCAGTGCGACAGAAGAGCAATCCAGTATGGCGCGGGAAGTCAACGAGCGGTTGAGTAACGTGCGTAATGCTGCCGACCAGACCGTCAGCAGTGCGGAACAAACCCGTTCCTCCTGTGAAAACCTCAACCAGCTGGCCAGCGAACTCGACAAGATGGTAAACCGCTTCCGGGTCTGA
- a CDS encoding cytochrome b/b6 domain-containing protein, which translates to MKVWDGFIRGYHWLQVMLLVACWWTAEEGEMEWHMSLAACLVALWVTRLVWGVLGSSNARFSHFVQGPQAVTHFARCLLVGKGVPRHAGHNPLGALMVVALLLLIALQWISGLFATDEIFTEGPLASWVSADTATWLTQWHHLNFNLIIGLVVLHIAAVVLHQWRGEPLVQAMVTGKRDDLRDVQAPVLVPAWRAWGVFLLLWAVSYYLIVAG; encoded by the coding sequence ATGAAGGTTTGGGACGGTTTTATTCGTGGCTACCACTGGTTACAGGTCATGTTACTGGTTGCTTGCTGGTGGACAGCGGAAGAGGGAGAGATGGAATGGCATATGAGTCTGGCGGCATGCCTGGTTGCTCTCTGGGTGACCCGATTGGTATGGGGTGTGCTCGGATCATCGAACGCACGTTTCAGTCATTTTGTGCAGGGGCCACAAGCGGTCACCCACTTTGCCCGTTGCCTGTTAGTGGGTAAGGGCGTGCCGCGTCATGCCGGACATAATCCACTGGGTGCGCTGATGGTGGTGGCTTTACTGCTGCTGATTGCGCTGCAGTGGATCAGTGGACTGTTTGCCACCGATGAAATTTTTACCGAAGGGCCGCTGGCGAGCTGGGTCTCTGCGGATACCGCGACTTGGCTGACCCAGTGGCATCACCTGAATTTTAATCTGATCATCGGTCTGGTGGTGCTGCATATTGCGGCGGTGGTGTTGCATCAATGGCGGGGTGAGCCGCTGGTGCAGGCGATGGTAACGGGAAAGCGAGATGATTTGAGGGATGTTCAGGCCCCTGTTCTGGTACCTGCATGGCGCGCCTGGGGGGTGTTTCTGCTGTTGTGGGCGGTCAGCTACTATTTGATTGTGGCTGGCTGA
- a CDS encoding cytochrome c, translating to MNHISKQLVAISLASSCAFSALAHGNDDVEDAIEYRQSVFHLVGTHFGHMGDMVKGKKNFDAVEFQYRANSLDALAKMPLEGFTVPGSDKGETKAKPAVWEKPELFREKLTKFQKDSSALAKAAQSGNMDTIKPVFMETAKNCKSCHTDFKNR from the coding sequence ATGAATCACATCAGCAAACAACTCGTGGCAATCTCTCTGGCATCCAGCTGCGCTTTCAGCGCATTGGCACACGGTAATGACGACGTTGAAGATGCTATCGAATACCGCCAGTCGGTGTTCCACCTGGTCGGCACCCATTTTGGCCATATGGGCGACATGGTGAAAGGCAAGAAAAATTTTGACGCGGTGGAATTCCAGTATCGCGCCAACAGCCTGGACGCGCTGGCAAAAATGCCGCTGGAGGGCTTTACCGTACCTGGCTCCGACAAAGGTGAAACCAAGGCCAAGCCCGCCGTATGGGAAAAACCGGAGCTGTTCCGCGAGAAGCTGACCAAGTTTCAGAAGGATTCAAGCGCGCTGGCCAAAGCCGCTCAATCCGGCAATATGGACACCATCAAACCGGTATTTATGGAAACCGCCAAAAACTGCAAAAGCTGTCATACCGACTTTAAAAATCGTTAA